From Anaerococcus urinomassiliensis:
GGATAACATCTTCTAAATTGTATATTAAAATGAAATAGTAATTATTGTGCTAGTAAATTTTACACAATATTATGGACTTGACTAATTATAATAATTGTAATATAATATAAGTAAAAAAGACCTACAATTGTGAGCTGAACCCATAAACTCGGAATAAACTTTAATAATATTTTAAGCGGAATGTAATTTGTATTCTACAGGTGACATTCCGTTTGAGACTGAGTAAAATTAAGACAAGCACCATTCCTATAGGAATGGTTAGACCGAAGACAAACCCCAGCATAAACTGGAGTTTGTCTTCGGTCTGAGACGATATTGCTATTGCATATCGTCTAAATTCTAATTTTAATACTATTTCATTTCATTTTCTTCTAGGTCCTTTATTCTTATACCTTATTCGTTTTTCCAACTTGTTCTTCCATTGGCGTTTGTCACTAAAACAAAAGCAGCTACATAGGATGGACTATTAAATAAATAGTTTTTATTCAACTTTCCATCTACAATTTCATTTTTATCTATACATTGCTCCCTCAATTCTTTTATCGATTTTAGGATGGCAAGAGAATCTATAGTTTCTATCATGCTATCTTTTAATACAACAAAACCCTCATCTGTTCTTTTTTAAAGACCCTTTTTTAAAAATTTGTGTTATTATATTATTAACAATATAAAGGAAGATGTAATGAAAAAGTTTTTGCTAATATGCGCCTTGGTCTTTGCCATTACAGGCTGTAATAACAAAGCAGGTCAAGCTGAAGGTGTAAAAATAAGCCAGCAAAAGACAGATGCAGATACGATAGAGTATTTTGGAGAAGATACGAATTTAGACCTTGCATATAATACTTACTCTCTAGAAGGACTTGACACAAGCAAGTTACAAATGAAATTATTTTCTATAAAAGACGGAGAAGTATTTGAGATTGCAGGTAGACCTGTAAATGCAACAAAGTCTAGTGCTTTAATAGGTCTGGGGTTTAATGAACATTCATATACACTCTCTAGGATAGATGACGGAGAAGTCGATAAAACATCAAGTTTTACGGCAGATTATAATATAGACAAAGACCAATTTAACAAAACCTATTGGCTAGATCAAGCTGATATTAAAGATAAAGAATCATGTATTCTCTTTGTAGGTATGTCTAAGGACGATAAGAAGGTCGATATAAAAAATATCACAGAAGATGACCTAAAAAAAATGAGTGAAGAAGATAAAGACTTAAAAATCCTAGCCTTTAAGCTTATCCTAGATAAAAAAGAAGAATGATTTTAAACCTTATTATTTCCTTATGAATTGGATGTTTAAGGAAAAAATAGCCTGTACCATAAATTGGCACAGGCTATTTTTTTATATTAAACTAATTGATTCACTCTCCATATAAATATCTAGTCTATCTACACACCCCTACGATTTTTACTATTAATATGTTCCCACAAGGTGTTTTTCTAATTGAAAAATAGCTTTTAAGATTTCTTTCAAAACCTTAAAAGCCATTGATTCCAACAATCTTATGACCTCTCATTGTATTTCCTTGACATCAATACTACACACTCACAACGGATTCAGTGGTCAGTATGGATAAATTTATTTTTTTTAAAGCCTCGTATGTGGGAATATGTCTACTAATCGATTAATTATAAACCACTCTAGATATTTTTATAGTTTCCATGCATACAAACTTTATTTCTGCAAGACCTTGAATTAATAGAACTTTCTGTTATATTATAAATAAGGAACAAGCCCTTGCCAAACATGATGGGGCTAATTTTTCGCAATCAAAAAACCCGACTTACTCTATTTTAAGAGTAGTGTCGGGTTCTGTTAATCTAATTATATATACTTTGAAGGCTTGTCAATTTTGTATTTCAACCTCAAGTCCAGATTTAAATACTACTTTTAATTTCCGAATTCAAACTTTTATGAATACTAATAGCAAAAGGAATTGTTATTATAGTTGTTATCAAATCTGAAACTGTTTGTGCATATATAACACCATTTAGTCCCATAAATTTAGGCAACAATAAAATGATAGGGATAAAAATTATTCCCTGTCTTAATGAATTTAGAAATACTCCCCCTAACGCCTTTCCCATAGACAAATATAAGGTAGAGTAGGTAAACTGAAATCCAAATGTTATAAACATAATGACACCTGCTCTTAATGCCGGCACTGCTATATTTAATACATTTTCATCAGTTCCAAATATAGATAATATGCTTGGTGCAAGCACATATATTATTAGCGTCCAAACTATGCAAAATACACTTGTCCATTTAATACTTGCCTTGATAGCCTCTCTTACTCTTTCATAATTCTTAGCTCCATAATTAAATCCGGCTAATGGTTGTAGTCCTTTCATATATCCGATTACAACATTTGTTCCTAATGTTACAATCCTAAGAACAATCCCCATTGCAGCTATTGCTTCTTCTCCATAAAAGGACGCTGCATAAGATATTTTGCTTATAGATATAGTTTGTAAAATTTGAAGTATTAACATGGAAATTCCTATCTTCAATACCTCTTTATAAATTGCAAGTGTAGGTTTAAAGTTAGGTAATTTTATCTCAATTAAGTTTTTATCTCCTATAAAATAAATGAGATACATTAGACTGGTTATCACTCTGGCTATTAGTGTCGCAATAGCTGCACCTCTAACTCCTAAATTAAATCCAAATATGAATATCGGATCCAAAACCATATTTGATATAGAGCCTAAAAGCATAGCTTTTAATGAAATTTTGGCAGCTCCTTGTGCAACGACCAAGTTACCGAGTGTTACATTGATTGCTCCCAAAATACCACCTACTATAAATATTCCTGTATAAGACTTAGAAATTTCCATAATAGATGGAATGGCTCCCATAAATTTCAAAACGCCCTCTAAATAGCAAAACAATGCAATAGCTGTAATTATCCCTAAAATCGCACTTGATATAAGAGCAACTGTTGCTATAATACTAGCTTCTTTTTTATTGTTTTCTCCAAGTAGCCTTGATATATAAGAACCTGCTCCTGCACCGAATGTTAATCCTATTCCTAAAAAGATAAGTTGAATTGGAAACGCAACTGAAACGGCAGCTACTGCCTCTTTCCCAAGACTGGACACAAAATAGGTGTCCACAACATTATATAAAGCAGCTACCAATAAACTGATAACCATAGGAATACCTAGCTTAAAAAGTGCTTTATCAATATTTTCTTCCTTTAAAATTTTTATTCTATTTTCATTCATTTAATCATCATCCTTTTCTCAATTTATAACTTCCAGTATTTATGCAACAAAAAAAGGCATAAATACAAAATAGTATCTGCCTTTTGCTTAATAATTTATAAAACAAAAGGCTACAGACAAAACATTGCCTATAGCCCTTTACATTTTAATTACATATCGAGAAATGTGTACAAAAACGAAGCCAACTAAATGACCTAATTCTTGTATTTCCCGATGAAATCTTAAATGCAATCTATTTGCTATACTCTGTACAATGTTTCATCGGTTTCATTTGTACAGAGTTAAGTTTGTTCTTAAGATGATTCTTAAAATGATTATTCACTACGCTTCCCCTTCAAATTTATATATTTTTATTTTACCATATAAATCAAAATTTATCAAACTCAGCTTGTCCTGCTACTTTGCTCGCTAATTGCAAGTCTAAATGAAACATTCTCGCTACAATATTTTTCTCCTCGTATATTATAGTTGTAGTAATAAATACTACATTTTGTTCTAAATCCCACTTTCTTATGGGATAATAATTGTATAGATAGAGGTCGTAGTTAACCTCCTTGTATGTGGGAATATATCTAATATAATTTAAAGATCAAATCCAAATTTGATAGTTACCAAAATCTAAGATTCCCTTCCCGTGTTTCAAATCTCCTCTTGATTCTAATAATCTAAAACCAGCCTCTATCTCATCAATTAATGAGCTTGTAATATTTAAATTATGATGACCAGGCAAAACTCTTTTAATATCATATTTTTGTATCTTTTTTATTGATTTAAAAAATAATATAGGATTAGTTGTAGGATAATAAGCGTATAGACAGCCTTTATAAATTAAATCTCCAGAATATAAGTATTTTCTTTCATGTTCATAAAAACAACAATGACCAGGAGAATGTCCTGGTGTATGTATAACCTCAATAGTTCTCCCGCCTAAATCAAATGTATAACCATCTTGAAAAACTATTTGTGGATTTACTTGGAAAATTTTATAGTCTTTAATATTAAAATCACAAGGAAAATTATGTGCTTTCTTTGTTAATTGCTTTTTTACAACTTCTAATGGAAGAGGAAATTTTTTTGAAAGCCATTCCTTTTCTTCTTTGTGAACACCAATACAATCAAAATATCTATGGCCACCAATGTGATCCCAATGAACATGTGTAGTAAAAACTGTAATTGATAAAGCTGTTAATTCTTCTACAACTTCTTTAATATTAGAAACACCGAGTCCTGTGTCTATTAAGAGTGCTTTATTTTCTCCACATAATAAGTAACTATGAGTTTCTTCCCAGTGTTTGTATTCACTTAATACAAATGTTTGAGAATCTATTTTTTCTATTGTAAACCAAGTGTCCATAACTGCTCCTTATTAACTCTTATCCACATTATCTAATTTTAAATTACATTGTACAGCCTTATCGGATATTATCCCATCATCTGAGATTAATTCATCTAAAGCAGTAGACCACATTCCTTTTAATATATTTTATTATCTAATCTATAATAATCTAACATCTCAAAGATTCCTTTCTATACTTTAATAAATTAATTGAAATGTAAATATATTGAGTTATATTTATAATTTAAATTTATTTTCTGATATATCTATAAAAAGAGTATAACTGTCTAAACCAACAGTTTCTTAACTCTCACTTCAATTATAGTGAACTTAATGTAAAATCTTGATGTGAGACTCTTCTCTACCTAATTGCTGCTACATTTTCCTTGATAAATAGGGTATGGATTATTTCACTTTGCTTAAAAGTACAGTAAAGATAACTTTTGATAGTTTAAAAAAATATAGTAGCTGGGAATAAATATGTAGCTATACTTCTATTCTTTATTATATCATTTTTAAGCAATAAATTGACGCTTAGATTTGTAAGTATCATAAGAGAAATTTCTATATCAA
This genomic window contains:
- a CDS encoding MATE family efflux transporter encodes the protein MNENRIKILKEENIDKALFKLGIPMVISLLVAALYNVVDTYFVSSLGKEAVAAVSVAFPIQLIFLGIGLTFGAGAGSYISRLLGENNKKEASIIATVALISSAILGIITAIALFCYLEGVLKFMGAIPSIMEISKSYTGIFIVGGILGAINVTLGNLVVAQGAAKISLKAMLLGSISNMVLDPIFIFGFNLGVRGAAIATLIARVITSLMYLIYFIGDKNLIEIKLPNFKPTLAIYKEVLKIGISMLILQILQTISISKISYAASFYGEEAIAAMGIVLRIVTLGTNVVIGYMKGLQPLAGFNYGAKNYERVREAIKASIKWTSVFCIVWTLIIYVLAPSILSIFGTDENVLNIAVPALRAGVIMFITFGFQFTYSTLYLSMGKALGGVFLNSLRQGIIFIPIILLLPKFMGLNGVIYAQTVSDLITTIITIPFAISIHKSLNSEIKSSI
- a CDS encoding DUF4357 domain-containing protein; this translates as MIETIDSLAILKSIKELREQCIDKNEIVDGKLNKNYLFNSPSYVAAFVLVTNANGRTSWKNE
- a CDS encoding MBL fold metallo-hydrolase, producing MDTWFTIEKIDSQTFVLSEYKHWEETHSYLLCGENKALLIDTGLGVSNIKEVVEELTALSITVFTTHVHWDHIGGHRYFDCIGVHKEEKEWLSKKFPLPLEVVKKQLTKKAHNFPCDFNIKDYKIFQVNPQIVFQDGYTFDLGGRTIEVIHTPGHSPGHCCFYEHERKYLYSGDLIYKGCLYAYYPTTNPILFFKSIKKIQKYDIKRVLPGHHNLNITSSLIDEIEAGFRLLESRGDLKHGKGILDFGNYQIWI